A single region of the Gossypium arboreum isolate Shixiya-1 chromosome 12, ASM2569848v2, whole genome shotgun sequence genome encodes:
- the LOC108477532 gene encoding GDSL esterase/lipase At5g41890, with amino-acid sequence MCNNISWYRSCQVTILEVECKMESFEVILKPICLVILIVLCLHAMPSSCNFTSFVFGDSLVDAGNNDYIFTLSKADSPPYGIDFTPSGGQPTGRFTNGRTIADIVGQYLGAKSFPPPYLAPNTEAQAILRGINYASGASGIMDKTGFFFIGRIPLGEQVSNFEQNRIYMVNAMGENYTRKFLKKAIFSLTIGSNDVLNYIQPSVPFLRHDKVSPTTFLDFMISNLTLQLERLHEMGARKFIVVGVGPLGCIPFVRALKLLRSGQCSSAVNALIQAYNQRLKELLSRLNQEMGPETIFVFANSYDVFMDIIANYHQYGLENANDPCCGGYFPPFVCFKSSDANTSALCDDRSKYVFWDAYHPTEAANLIIAKQLVDGDESVSFPINIRKLYNYNNS; translated from the exons atgtgtaataaTATCAGCTGGTACAGATCATGCCAAGTAACAATATTGGAGGTTGAATGCAAAATGGAGAGTTTTGAGGTTATTTTAAAGCCAATTTGCCTTGTAATACTAATAGTTCTGTGCTTGCATGCAATGCCAAGTTCATGTAATTTCACGTCTTTCGTGTTTGGGGATTCATTGGTAGATGCGGGAAACAACGATTATATATTCACCCTCTCCAAGGCTGATTCCCCTCCTTATGGCATCGATTTCACGCCTTCGGGTGGGCAACCTACTGGAAGATTTACCAATGGTCGAACAATAGCCGACATTGTAG GTCAATATCTGGGAGCCAAATCTTTTCCACCACCTTACTTGGCACCAAACACCGAAGCTCAGGCCATTCTCAGGGGAATAAATTATGCCTCTGGAGCTTCAGGAATTATGGATAAAACTGGGTTTTTCTTT ATTGGAAGAATTCCACTTGGGGAACAAGTGAGTAATTTCGAACAAAATCGAATTTATATGGTGAATGCGATGGGTGAAAATTatacaagaaaatttttaaagaaggCAATTTTTTCTCTCACTATTGGGTCTAATGatgtattgaattatatccaaCCATCAGTACCATTTCTAAGACATGACAAGGTCTCGCCCACAACATTCCTAGATTTCATGATCTCTAACTTGACACTTCAACTTGAG CGATTGCACGAGATGGGAGCTAGGAAGTTTATTGTTGTTGGGGTTGGACCACTCGGTTGCATACCATTTGTTCGAGCACTCAAGCTATTGCGGAGTGGACAATGCTCGAGTGCAGTGAATGCATTGATTCAAGCCTATAATCAAAGATTAAAAGAGCTTTTGAGTCGTTTAAATCAAGAGATGGGACCTGAAACCATCTTCGTGTTTGCAAACTCCTACGATGTTTTCATGGACATCATTGCTAACTATCATCAATACG GCTTAGAGAACGCCAATGACCCATGTTGCGGTGGGTATTTTCCGCCATTCGTTTGCTTTAAGAGCAGCGACGCGAACACCTCGGCTTTGTGCGACGATCGATCCAAGTACGTGTTTTGGGATGCGTATCACCCCACCGAAGCTGCTAATCTTATCATTGCGAAACAATTGGTAGATGGGGATGAAAGCGTTAGCTTCCCAATCAATATTCGCAAGCTTTACAACTACAATAATTCCTAG